In uncultured Cohaesibacter sp., a genomic segment contains:
- a CDS encoding succinate dehydrogenase iron-sulfur subunit: protein MVELALPKNSVIKEGKTWPKPEGATNLTEFRVYRWNPDDGKNPQIDTYYVDRDDCGPMVLDGLLYIKDNIDATLTLRRSCREGICGSCAMNIDGANTLACTFGMDECKSKAVKVYPLPHMKVVKDLVPDLNNFYAQHASIEPYLKTDTPAPDTEWLQSHEDRLKLDGLYECILCACCSTSCPSYWWNGDRYIGPSALLQAYRWIIDSRDEYTGERLDQLDHAFGAYRCHTIMNCTKVCPKGLNPAKAIAEIKRMLLERAV, encoded by the coding sequence ATGGTTGAACTTGCGCTGCCGAAAAACTCAGTGATCAAAGAGGGCAAGACCTGGCCCAAGCCTGAAGGCGCGACCAACTTGACCGAATTCCGCGTTTATCGCTGGAATCCTGACGACGGCAAAAACCCCCAGATCGACACCTATTATGTCGATCGCGACGATTGTGGCCCAATGGTTCTCGATGGGCTGCTCTATATCAAAGACAATATCGATGCGACATTGACGTTGCGCCGTTCCTGCCGCGAAGGCATTTGCGGTTCCTGCGCAATGAATATCGATGGTGCCAACACGCTTGCCTGTACCTTCGGTATGGATGAATGCAAGTCGAAGGCGGTGAAGGTTTATCCGCTGCCGCATATGAAAGTGGTCAAGGATCTGGTGCCTGACCTCAATAATTTCTATGCCCAGCATGCCTCCATCGAGCCATATCTGAAGACGGATACCCCGGCTCCGGATACCGAATGGCTGCAGTCCCATGAAGATCGCCTGAAGCTTGACGGTCTTTATGAATGTATCCTTTGCGCCTGCTGCTCGACCTCCTGCCCATCCTACTGGTGGAATGGTGATCGTTATATCGGCCCGTCTGCTCTGTTGCAGGCTTATCGCTGGATCATCGACAGCCGCGATGAATATACCGGTGAACGCCTCGATCAGCTCGATCATGCCTTTGGTGCCTATCGTTGCCACACGATCATGAACTGCACCAAGGTTTGCCCGAAAGGCCTCAATCCGGCCAAGGCAATTGCAGAAATCAAGCGCATGCTGCTTGAACGTGCCGTTTAA
- the sucD gene encoding succinate--CoA ligase subunit alpha: MSILVNKDTKIIVQGLTGKTGTFHTEQALCYYGTKMVAGVHPKKGGETWSAGMECAAELPIFTNVKEAKDATGATASVIYVPPAGAAAAIIEAIDAGVEFITCITEGIPVVDMVKVNRRLQDSSSRLLGPNCPGVLTPEECKIGIMPGSIFKKGSVGIVSRSGTLTYEAVFQTTNEGLGQTTAVGIGGDPVKGTEFIDVLDLFLDDPETESIIMIGEIGGSAEEDAAEWLKEQAAKGRKKPMVGFIAGRTAPPGRTMGHAGAVISGGKGGAEDKIAAMESAGIRVSPSPASLGTTLVDLLKGK, from the coding sequence ATGTCGATTCTTGTCAATAAAGATACCAAAATCATCGTGCAGGGCCTGACCGGCAAGACCGGTACGTTCCACACCGAGCAGGCCCTTTGCTATTATGGTACCAAGATGGTTGCCGGTGTGCATCCCAAGAAGGGCGGGGAAACCTGGTCTGCGGGGATGGAATGTGCCGCCGAATTGCCGATCTTCACCAATGTGAAAGAGGCCAAGGACGCAACGGGCGCTACCGCATCGGTCATCTATGTGCCGCCAGCAGGAGCTGCTGCCGCAATCATCGAGGCAATCGACGCTGGCGTTGAATTTATCACCTGCATCACCGAAGGTATTCCCGTGGTGGATATGGTGAAGGTCAATCGCCGTCTGCAGGATTCCAGTTCCAGATTGCTCGGTCCGAACTGCCCCGGCGTTCTGACGCCGGAAGAATGCAAGATCGGCATCATGCCCGGCTCAATCTTCAAGAAAGGTTCTGTCGGTATTGTTTCCCGTTCAGGCACCCTTACCTATGAAGCAGTCTTTCAGACGACAAATGAGGGTCTTGGCCAGACCACGGCCGTCGGTATCGGCGGCGATCCGGTCAAGGGCACCGAATTTATCGATGTGCTGGATCTGTTCCTTGATGATCCCGAAACGGAATCCATCATCATGATTGGTGAAATTGGTGGTTCCGCTGAAGAGGATGCTGCCGAATGGCTCAAGGAGCAGGCTGCGAAAGGGCGCAAGAAACCAATGGTTGGCTTTATTGCTGGCCGCACGGCTCCTCCGGGCCGGACAATGGGGCATGCAGGTGCCGTCATTTCCGGCGGCAAAGGCGGAGCTGAAGACAAAATTGCTGCGATGGAAAGCGCAGGGATCCGCGTTTCTCCTTCACCTGCGAGTTTGGGTACCACTTTGGTTGACTTGCTCAAAGGTAAGTAA
- a CDS encoding AprI/Inh family metalloprotease inhibitor: MRKNCVIMIMSVCAMALGGCAVSPGGFSTGGSVAESGMAPSPASPVVLASKPASDLPLAKDASGKFAKSDAQSLVVDETEDTAQGTDAEFQQAYAEALEDFAPIRTEHVDLQPYVGRWQLNAKGAGEAARAQQIEAYSRASDACEVVLEDIRAGYGYKATGNASCPTSLFMLDSWVPFDGRIVLRDHMGDEIVKLRSDGEGVWVGVNNEGNMLVLKKS, from the coding sequence GTGAGAAAAAACTGTGTGATCATGATCATGTCGGTTTGCGCGATGGCGCTTGGTGGCTGTGCTGTTTCCCCAGGTGGCTTCTCGACGGGAGGCTCTGTGGCAGAATCTGGCATGGCACCGAGCCCTGCATCGCCTGTGGTTTTAGCCAGCAAGCCGGCCAGTGATCTTCCTTTGGCAAAAGACGCATCGGGCAAATTTGCCAAGTCGGATGCGCAATCTCTTGTTGTCGACGAAACGGAAGATACGGCGCAAGGGACCGATGCCGAATTTCAGCAGGCCTATGCTGAAGCTCTGGAAGATTTCGCACCTATCCGTACCGAGCATGTTGATTTGCAGCCCTATGTCGGGCGTTGGCAGTTGAATGCGAAGGGCGCAGGAGAAGCTGCGCGTGCGCAACAGATAGAGGCCTATAGCAGGGCCTCAGATGCCTGTGAAGTGGTGCTGGAAGATATCCGGGCCGGTTATGGCTACAAGGCAACAGGCAATGCGTCCTGTCCGACCAGCCTGTTCATGCTCGACAGCTGGGTTCCCTTTGATGGTCGCATCGTGTTGCGCGATCATATGGGCGACGAGATCGTCAAACTCCGCTCGGATGGCGAGGGCGTCTGGGTTGGTGTGAATAACGAGGGCAATATGCTCGTTCTCAAGAAATCTTGA
- the fbaA gene encoding class II fructose-bisphosphate aldolase: MSGIKLSPGVITGEEYLQLLEACKEGGYALPAVNVTGTNSLNAVMEAAAKAKSDIIIQMSNGGAQFYAGQGAPDAMRARVLGSVSIAQHVHLLAKEYGICAVLHTDHCNKKLLPWIDGLLDEGEKYYKANGRPLYTSHMIDLSEESLEENVSISAKYLERMAPMGMSLEIELGCTGGEEDGIGKELEEGDAADPRLYTQPEDVLYAYDVLSKIGHFTVAASFGNVHGVYAPGNVKLRPEILKHSQELVAKERNLGDKPLSLVFHGGSGSAKEQIAEAVSYGVFKMNIDTDIQFAFAESVGAKVDEKPIAFKHQVDPKDGTPYKKYYDPRKWLRAGEEGMIARLEEAMQDLGSAGRSVASV, translated from the coding sequence GTGAGCGGAATCAAATTGAGCCCCGGCGTCATCACCGGTGAAGAATATTTGCAGCTTCTGGAAGCTTGCAAAGAAGGCGGATATGCGCTGCCGGCCGTGAATGTTACCGGCACCAACAGTCTCAATGCGGTAATGGAAGCTGCTGCCAAGGCAAAATCCGATATCATTATTCAGATGTCGAACGGCGGTGCGCAGTTCTACGCTGGTCAGGGTGCGCCTGATGCCATGCGCGCGCGTGTTCTCGGATCTGTTTCGATTGCACAGCATGTCCATCTTCTGGCCAAGGAATATGGTATCTGTGCTGTTCTTCACACGGACCACTGCAACAAGAAGCTTCTGCCATGGATCGACGGTCTGCTGGACGAAGGTGAGAAATATTACAAGGCGAACGGTCGTCCGCTCTATACTTCTCACATGATCGATCTGTCCGAAGAATCTCTGGAAGAGAATGTTTCCATCAGCGCCAAATATCTCGAACGGATGGCTCCGATGGGCATGAGCCTGGAGATCGAGCTGGGTTGCACCGGTGGTGAGGAAGACGGCATCGGCAAGGAACTGGAAGAAGGGGATGCTGCTGATCCACGCCTCTATACCCAGCCTGAAGATGTGCTCTATGCCTATGACGTTCTTTCCAAGATCGGTCATTTCACCGTTGCTGCTTCCTTCGGCAACGTGCATGGCGTTTATGCGCCGGGCAACGTCAAGCTGCGTCCGGAAATTCTCAAGCATTCTCAGGAACTGGTTGCCAAGGAGCGCAATCTGGGTGACAAGCCGCTGAGCCTCGTCTTCCACGGTGGTTCGGGCTCTGCAAAAGAGCAGATTGCCGAAGCCGTTTCCTATGGCGTGTTCAAGATGAATATCGACACCGACATCCAGTTTGCCTTTGCTGAATCTGTTGGCGCCAAGGTTGACGAGAAGCCGATTGCCTTCAAGCATCAGGTGGATCCGAAGGATGGCACGCCATACAAGAAATATTATGATCCGCGCAAATGGCTGCGGGCTGGCGAAGAGGGCATGATTGCTCGTCTGGAAGAAGCCATGCAGGATCTGGGCTCTGCCGGTCGCTCGGTTGCTTCCGTCTGA
- the mdh gene encoding malate dehydrogenase yields the protein MARKKIALIGSGQIGGTLAHLAGLSEMGDVVLFDIAEGTPEGKALDIAESSPVDGFDAKFSGTQSYEAIAGADVVIVTAGVPRKPGMSRDDLVEINLKVMQQVGAGIGKYAPDAFVICITNPLDAMVWALQKFSGLPANKVVGMAGVLDSARFRYFLADEFDVSVQDVTAFVLGGHGDTMVPLIRYSTVAGIPLTDLVKMGWIEQSRLDEIVQRTRDGGAEIVKLLKTGSAFYAPAASAIAMAESYLKDKKRVLPCAAYLSGEYGVDGMYVGVPTVIGAGGIERIVEIEMDKDEKAQFDHSVDSVKGLIEACQRLAPELA from the coding sequence ATGGCGCGGAAGAAAATTGCACTCATCGGATCAGGCCAAATTGGAGGCACTCTGGCACATCTGGCAGGCTTGAGCGAAATGGGCGACGTCGTCCTTTTCGACATTGCCGAAGGAACACCGGAAGGCAAGGCCCTCGATATTGCTGAATCGTCTCCGGTTGACGGATTCGATGCTAAATTCTCTGGTACCCAGTCTTATGAAGCCATCGCTGGTGCGGACGTTGTGATCGTCACCGCCGGTGTGCCTCGCAAGCCTGGCATGAGCCGTGATGATCTGGTTGAAATCAACCTCAAGGTCATGCAGCAGGTTGGCGCTGGCATCGGCAAATATGCTCCAGATGCTTTCGTTATCTGCATCACCAACCCGCTTGATGCGATGGTATGGGCTCTGCAGAAATTCTCCGGTCTGCCTGCCAACAAGGTTGTCGGCATGGCTGGTGTTCTGGACTCCGCGCGTTTTCGTTATTTCCTGGCAGACGAATTCGACGTATCCGTGCAGGACGTTACCGCATTCGTTCTGGGTGGTCATGGCGATACCATGGTTCCGCTCATCCGTTACTCCACTGTTGCAGGTATTCCTCTTACCGACCTTGTCAAAATGGGCTGGATCGAGCAGAGCCGTCTGGACGAAATCGTTCAGCGTACCCGTGATGGCGGCGCAGAAATCGTCAAGCTTCTGAAAACCGGTTCGGCTTTCTACGCTCCGGCTGCTTCTGCAATCGCAATGGCAGAATCTTATCTCAAGGACAAGAAACGCGTGTTGCCATGCGCCGCTTACCTCTCCGGTGAGTATGGCGTTGACGGCATGTATGTCGGTGTTCCGACCGTTATCGGTGCCGGTGGCATTGAGCGCATTGTCGAAATCGAGATGGACAAAGACGAAAAAGCACAGTTCGACCATTCCGTCGATTCTGTGAAGGGTCTCATCGAGGCCTGCCAGCGTCTTGCTCCTGAACTCGCTTGA
- a CDS encoding AprI/Inh family metalloprotease inhibitor, protein MIRYSALLCAGMLLTACSSAGFDRFGGNDAAPLNPAPTSPVESQTLDALIPNDQYPNQSYSTTPQDGQPINNAMGAEAEMAPPVQNDMSALSEPVPSSARTLKRTDLLGAWTLTSGAEQCKLNVNLTNWTGGYRASSRGCSSSDLQRINAWRLDADKLVVFLAEDGTTILGRFYSNAPGRFSGQATMDGRALTFTR, encoded by the coding sequence ATGATTCGCTATTCCGCGCTTTTGTGTGCCGGCATGTTACTTACAGCTTGTTCGTCCGCTGGATTTGACCGGTTTGGTGGCAATGATGCGGCCCCATTGAATCCGGCACCGACTTCCCCTGTCGAGAGCCAGACGCTGGATGCTCTCATTCCCAACGATCAATATCCGAACCAGTCCTATTCGACTACACCGCAGGACGGGCAGCCGATCAATAATGCCATGGGTGCAGAAGCGGAGATGGCGCCTCCGGTGCAGAATGACATGAGTGCGCTCAGCGAGCCCGTTCCTTCTTCGGCCCGGACTCTCAAGCGTACCGACCTGCTTGGGGCCTGGACCCTGACGTCCGGGGCTGAGCAATGCAAGCTGAATGTCAATCTGACAAACTGGACAGGTGGCTATCGTGCCTCGTCACGCGGTTGTAGTTCTTCCGATCTGCAGAGGATCAATGCCTGGCGTCTGGATGCCGACAAGCTGGTCGTCTTCCTGGCTGAAGACGGGACAACCATTCTCGGACGCTTCTATTCCAATGCTCCGGGTCGCTTTAGCGGTCAGGCCACGATGGACGGACGGGCGCTGACTTTTACCCGTTGA
- the zapE gene encoding cell division protein ZapE has translation MTGELGDISVSDYYDSKVRHGEIDADADQRALAVRFDRLLEKVSEKRLSRKTSSLGWLFAKRQSVEPVRGLYIWGDVGRGKTMIMDLFFEIVPVKRKGRFHFHEFMRDMHARIKQARADIASGKIKGDDPIKPVAEDLCRELRLLCFDEFSVTDIADAMLLGRLFSRLFADGVVVVATSNVEPDLLYKDGLNRQLFVPFIQQLKERCEVVRLSSRTDFRMEKLGGQPVYLHPFSDEATARFQSMWESVVEAPRAPSDAVEVQGRTIHVPQAYHGMARFSFADLCAKPLGASDYLRLCELYHTIFIEGVPQFERAMRNEAKRFITLIDTLYDNHIRVIALADVSQFDLGVKLGGTEAFEFDRTASRLTEMQSDEYLERCSRL, from the coding sequence TTGACAGGTGAGCTGGGCGATATTTCGGTTTCCGATTATTATGACAGCAAGGTTCGGCATGGCGAGATTGATGCCGACGCGGATCAGCGGGCGCTGGCTGTTCGCTTTGATCGGCTGCTTGAGAAGGTGAGCGAGAAACGCCTTTCCCGAAAGACCTCTTCACTGGGCTGGCTGTTTGCCAAGCGGCAGTCGGTCGAGCCGGTCAGGGGGCTTTATATCTGGGGTGATGTTGGTCGCGGCAAGACCATGATCATGGATCTGTTTTTCGAGATCGTGCCGGTCAAGCGCAAGGGACGGTTCCATTTTCATGAATTCATGCGCGACATGCATGCCCGCATCAAACAGGCGCGCGCCGATATAGCCAGCGGCAAGATCAAGGGCGATGACCCGATCAAGCCGGTGGCCGAGGATTTGTGCAGGGAATTGCGCCTGCTGTGTTTCGACGAATTCAGCGTCACCGATATTGCCGATGCGATGTTGTTGGGGCGGCTTTTCTCGCGGCTGTTTGCTGACGGTGTGGTGGTGGTGGCGACGTCGAATGTCGAGCCGGACCTGCTTTACAAGGATGGCCTCAATCGTCAGTTGTTCGTGCCCTTCATCCAGCAGCTCAAAGAGCGCTGCGAGGTTGTTCGGCTTTCTTCCAGAACCGATTTCCGGATGGAGAAGCTTGGCGGTCAGCCGGTCTATCTTCATCCCTTCAGTGATGAGGCAACGGCGCGCTTCCAGTCCATGTGGGAGAGTGTGGTCGAGGCTCCGCGCGCGCCCAGTGATGCGGTTGAGGTTCAGGGGCGTACCATCCATGTGCCTCAGGCCTATCATGGCATGGCGCGTTTCTCTTTTGCCGATCTTTGCGCAAAGCCTCTGGGGGCGAGCGATTATCTACGCCTTTGCGAGCTTTATCATACGATCTTCATTGAGGGAGTGCCGCAGTTCGAGAGGGCGATGCGCAATGAGGCAAAGCGCTTCATCACGCTGATCGATACGCTCTATGACAATCATATTCGCGTGATCGCGCTGGCCGATGTTTCCCAGTTTGATCTGGGGGTGAAACTGGGCGGAACCGAAGCCTTCGAATTTGACCGGACCGCCTCCCGTCTCACCGAAATGCAGTCGGATGAATATCTGGAACGGTGCTCTCGGTTATAA
- the sucC gene encoding ADP-forming succinate--CoA ligase subunit beta, whose translation MNIHEYQAKALLKEYGAPVADGIPIFSADEAGAVAEKLGGPLWVVKSQIHAGGRGKGKFKEESAGEKGGVRLAFSKEEVAEFAKQMLGSTLVTNQTGPAGKQVNRLYIEDGADIDRELYLSILVDRSCGRVAFVVSTEGGMDIEAVAEKTPEKILTVPIDPDRGVTSDDAIALCDALKLEGSARDDGMHLFPILYTAFVEKDMSLLEVNPLIVMENQRLRVLDAKVSFDGNALFRHPDVMALRDLTEEDEKEIEASKFDLAYVALDGNIGCMVNGAGLAMATMDIIKLYGAEPANFLDVGGGASVEKVTAAFKIITSDPNVKGILVNIFGGIMRCDVIAQGVLTAVQEVGLQVPLVVRLEGTRVEEGKRLIADSDLNVIPADDLNDAAQKIVAAVKGA comes from the coding sequence ATGAATATTCATGAGTATCAGGCGAAAGCCCTGCTTAAGGAATATGGTGCGCCTGTCGCTGACGGCATACCCATTTTTTCCGCTGACGAAGCAGGCGCTGTTGCCGAAAAGCTGGGCGGTCCGCTCTGGGTGGTCAAATCCCAGATTCACGCGGGTGGTCGCGGCAAAGGCAAATTCAAGGAAGAATCTGCTGGCGAAAAAGGGGGGGTACGGCTTGCCTTCTCGAAAGAGGAAGTGGCCGAGTTCGCCAAACAGATGCTGGGGTCAACTCTGGTGACCAACCAGACCGGGCCAGCCGGGAAACAGGTCAACCGTCTCTATATCGAAGATGGTGCCGATATTGATCGCGAGCTCTATCTCTCCATTCTGGTGGACAGAAGCTGCGGCCGGGTTGCCTTTGTGGTTTCAACCGAAGGCGGCATGGATATCGAGGCTGTTGCCGAGAAGACGCCGGAAAAAATCCTCACCGTTCCGATCGATCCGGACAGGGGTGTCACCTCTGATGATGCAATTGCCCTTTGCGATGCGCTCAAGCTGGAAGGCTCGGCGCGGGACGATGGCATGCATCTTTTCCCGATCCTTTACACCGCTTTCGTCGAGAAGGACATGTCCCTTCTTGAGGTCAACCCCCTCATCGTGATGGAAAATCAGCGCCTGCGGGTGCTGGATGCCAAGGTGTCCTTCGATGGCAACGCCCTGTTCCGTCATCCCGACGTGATGGCTCTGAGAGACCTGACCGAAGAAGACGAGAAGGAAATCGAAGCCTCCAAATTCGATCTCGCCTATGTGGCGCTGGACGGCAATATCGGCTGCATGGTCAATGGTGCCGGTCTTGCCATGGCGACCATGGACATCATCAAGCTGTATGGTGCCGAGCCTGCCAACTTCCTCGATGTGGGCGGTGGCGCCAGCGTCGAGAAGGTGACTGCGGCCTTCAAGATCATCACCTCAGATCCGAATGTGAAGGGCATTCTCGTCAATATCTTTGGCGGGATCATGCGCTGCGACGTGATCGCTCAGGGTGTGCTGACGGCGGTTCAGGAAGTCGGGCTGCAAGTGCCGCTGGTGGTGCGACTGGAAGGCACGCGCGTTGAAGAAGGCAAGAGGCTGATCGCGGACAGCGATCTCAATGTCATTCCTGCTGACGATCTCAATGATGCCGCTCAGAAAATCGTGGCAGCAGTGAAGGGGGCCTGA